Genomic DNA from Candidozyma auris chromosome 1, complete sequence:
TTTTTGGTGTGATTACTGCGTTGGTGGCATGGTACAATGCCTACGCTGGTATCGCTAATGAGCAAAACTCGTACATAATCGTCAAGGCGCTTCCATTACCTGACTTGCTGGCCAAGCGGGATTAAAACAACTATTTATAAGCTATATAGCTATCTAACTTATTATGTTTCTGCCTTACTACCCATGGCATGATGTCCACACATTGTAAAATGCCCGAACCCTAGTGTCGATAACGTGCTTCAAAGAATGCTGTATAGCATACAACTGAAAGGAGGCTATATTAGATTGTGACAGAGTATAGACTGTGAATAAATGACCCGCTCATTATAGATTTGTTCTATATATTCAAATTCACGATAGATCCCTATGAGATCGGACCAACGAGAATATCCTGAGCCACACAGGATCAATGCAATTGCCGACTTTCGATCGGCATTCTCGAACTAACTTCTGTCAAGTGTACCCACCTGGAGTGATACTTTGAACAGGAATTCCAATTGAGAACAAGTCATTTAAACATTTTCGCCGGTTGCCTATTGGgaaatttgcagccattattTGAGTCTTGCTTGCGACTCAGAAAAgacatttttttccacAAATGATGAGTTTCTGAGTTGATAATTctatcttttttttttttttcttttttcacTTAATTTAAAAAAAGCTCGTTCATGCGTTTTGTTCATATATAAGTTGCATCCAAACCGCCCGTAGATAAAGGGCTTACAAGAAATGGTCCTGTGTGAATTGGACTGCGCAAGTATACTAGTGAGATCTCACGCTTATCAGCCCTATCTAGTGAAGTACCGTGACAGTCCACGGGTTAAACAAATGAAAGACATCGAGGAAAATCTTGATGTAAAACTCgttgatcaagatgatcTTGAGAGCTCAATAACCAAAAGAGCGAACGAGGCGCTCATAAATCGAGAGACTGAGCTAGATGAGAAGCGATTGCAAAAATCGACCTCGGACTTGGAGAAaacattgaagagaatatcacttcttcaaaaacgcCTTGATAATCCACGAACCAAGCTATCACAACTTAAGCTGTTGAAGGACGAGATCCAATGGCTCAACAAGAATGAGCTAATTCCACGGCAACAAGACGTTGCGGACATCAGAGCAAGACTACAGGGAAACAAGGAGCTgcttcaagagaaagatACAGGGGGCTCAGGTCAGCGGCAAGCTGGCGAAAGCGAGCGGGACTTCTTAATACGAACTGGTAAGATTACTGCGTTCGGTAACTCGACCTCGTTTGCCACAGATGACCAGACAAATAGATCGCATCAGCATTTACGAGCTCCgggatttgaagaagtaggAAAGAGGCAAAGAATTGCAGAGCATCGAGAAAACCTGCTTGTCAAGAGCAATGATGAGGCTGATGGCCCGCTTCGAAAACGAGCGAAGAAGGACCTACTGGAGTCTGAGTATGAGGATCAGGATGACTCAGAAGCTGACTATATTGGTTCAGAGGATGATGTTGTCGACTCTGCTGACGATGTTGTAGATAGAATAAGTGATTCCGACGATAATTTGGATATGTCTTTGAGCCTGCGAAACATCGATGATGGGGATGAAACAGTTTATCAACTGAGACTCCAGGAGTGGACAAGCAGAAGGTCGCAGTTACGAGAGGAAAACAATTCTGATCGCACTGTTGCTGATCTTCCAGAATGGCAGCAGCCTCATCCAAGCATACCTGATGCTGTGCTTAATGCAAAATTCAAGTTGCCAGGGGATATATATCCCTCTTTATTCGAGTATCAAAAAACGTGCGTCCAATGGCTTTGGGAGCTCTATTCTCAAAAAACAGGAGGAATTATAGGTGATGAGATGGGATTGGGTAAAACAATACAGGTCATTGCATTCTTGGCAGGTCTACAATATTCTggccttcttgacaagcCCGTCTTACTTGTGGTTCCAGCCACAGTCATGAATCAGTGGGTGAATGAGTTCCACCGCTGGTGGCCTCCCTTCAGATGTATGATCCTCCACAGTATTGGCTCTGGAATGAACAAGAGCTCTATAAGAACAGAGGAACAGCTTGAAGCACATcttgaggaggaggatgcGGACTTTGATGCGCAATTAAGCATGAAAGCGGCCAACAATCAGGTGAATGCTAAAGCTATCGTTGATAGAGTCATGGAAAAGGGCCATATTTTAGTGACTACATATGTCGGTCTCAGGATTTACTCAAAACATATACTTCCTAGGGAATGGGGATATGTTGTACTTGACGAGGGCCACAAGATCAGAAACCCGAATTCTGAGATATCACTTGCATGCAAACGTGTGAAGACTTATAATAGAATAATCTTGTCGGGGACTCCAATTCAGAATAATTTGACCGAACTTTGGTCGTTATTTGACTTCGTCTTTCCTGGAAGGCTTGGCACGCTACCGGTGTTTGAACAACAGTTTGCAATCCCCATTAACGTGGGTGGGTATGCAAACGCCTCGAACGTACAAGTTCAAACAGGTTACAAATGTGCTGTGATCTTGCGAGATCTCATCTCTCCCTACCTTTTGAGGCGTCTAAAGGTTGATGTAGCACAAGACCTTCCCAAGAAAAACGAGATGGTTTTGTTTGTCAAGCTCACACAATATCAACAAAACCTATACGAAAAGTTTTTGGGAAGTGAGGATGTCAATGCAATCCTTaaaggaaagagaaatgTTCTTATGGGTGTCGATATGTTAAGAAAAATTTGCAATCATCCTGACCTCATAGACAGGGACATGTTGCTCAGAAGGAGAGGTTATAGCTACGGAAACCCTACAAAATCAGGCAAAATGCAAGTTTTAAAAAACTTGTTGCAACTTTGGCAAAAGGAGGGTCATAGAACCCTTGTATTTTGCCAAACGAAACAGATGCTAGAtattttggagaagttcgTGGTGAACCTAAAGAGagtcgatgatgaaggagaCGACATTGAAGAACAGGACCATTTTCACTATTTGCGAATGGATGGCTCGACTCCAATTGGAAAACGACAGCAATTGGTCGAtaccttcaacaacaataaGTACTACGACTGTTTTTTACTTACCACCAAAGTTGGAGGGCTAGGTGTCAACCTCACAGGTGCAGATAGAGTTATCATCTACGACCCAGATTGGAATCCATCTACAGATATTCAAGCCCGAGAAAGAGCCTGGCGTCTAGGACAGACGAAAGACATTACAATCTACAGGTTGATGACAGCCGGAACgattgaggagaagatttATCATAGACAGATTTTCAAAACTTTTTTGACCAACAAGATTTTAAAGGATCCAAAGCAAAGGCgattcttcaagatgaaTGACCTTCACGACTTATTCAGCCTAGGTGATCCACAGGAGAAGGGAACAGAGACTGGTGACATGTTCAGTGGGAGTGAAAAGACATTTAGAGGAAGCAAAAATAGGAAGTCTACGCAACTTAATAAGCGTGAGCACAAAAATGACGATGACTTGTATCAAGTGGCAAGCATCATGGGTGTGTCTAAGCTCGACAATTACGTTGGTGACGAAGAGAATGAcgatgaaaagaaggatgagaaCAGAATTATGGAAGGCATATTTGCCAACGCTGATGTAGTCCACAGTACATTGCAGCATGATGAAATCATTAACTCCAATCTCCAAGAGGTCAGCATTGTCGAGAGAGAGGCAGCTCGAGTGGCGAAAGAAGCTGCAGAAGCTCTCAAACGGTCCAGGATACTGGCACGATCTACTGCAGTAGGTACCCCTACTTGGACCGGCAAATTCGGTGTAGCAGGCAGATTTGGCCCCAAGACGAAGAACGGCGGCAGGAAGAGCCGCTTAGGTTCGAAGTCACCTAGTCAATCGCCGACTCCCGTGGCTCCTGATGCTGTCTCCTCGACATCAATTTTGGACCAGTTaagacaaaaaaaggcGAACGCTGCCAAAAGGGCTGCTAAGGAAACAAAGGCTCTAACAGATGATGATAAACAGCAACTACTTGAACATTTGATACAGTTTTTGCAGCAGCAACCGGAGAAGTTCAGCAAGTCTGATGCGATCCTCAAGTCGTTGCCCCGAACAGTAAATTTGAAGGATGAGAAAGAGATGATTTCTGTAAGATCACTTCTTAGAGAAGCCGCAGATTGGGATACTTCACAAAAAGGTTGGAGGCTCAAGGAGTCCTTCCTGGAGTAGGCAGGTGCGTTCGGCACTCGGATCGTTGCAATATCAGTGGGACCTGCAGGAGCGCGGGGCAACTAAATGAGGTATTCAAGCCGATGTGATATGAAAAGTTGGTGGTGGATATAAGAACACCAATGCTGATATAGCCAGTGAAACATATTGGATTTTATTCTTTATGCTAAGGATAGCTCGAAGACTCACTAGTCGATACGTCGATACGTGTCCGCCACCAGCGTATGACACCGGTTGCACACACTGCGGCATCCCAGAGTTCCCTCCAGACAAGCAGATCGACTTTGAGCGTAACCTCAACGGAACAGGCTCAGACCCATGGaaacatcttcttgtttttctgCATGGGTACGACGACTTCAGCAAGATGCCAGCCAAAGTGGAGCTCACCGCTGGTTCAGTGGCGAGCGAGTTAACGCTGTTGAAACGAATGCTCAGTCCAAATCATCCGGTGAGCGTAACCAATGCGCTTGTGAAGGGCATAAACAACAGACCCAACGacaaagagctcatctATTTATACCCCGACAACAAGATTGTCGAGTTTGACATCAAGCATGCAAAGCTGTTCGTTGAACACTATTTATTGcctgagaaggaggaaatgACGGAGGTCTTCAACCCGTTTTCGCAATCCACGGCGAACGTGATGGGTAAGCAAGACCATTCGAGTTTGTTTACAGAGAAACCCATCGAAAGCGATTTGGTACTCATTTGTGGGCATGCGCAGCGAGACATTCGATGCGGGCTACTTGCGCCATTGTTGCAGAAGGAATTTGAAAGGGTCCTCGAGAGAGAAGGTCTTAGTCATGTCGAGACAGGTCTCATTTCGCATGTTGGAGGTCACGCCTACGCTGGCAACGTGTTGTATTTCCCACGAGACTGTAGCAAGATGCCCATAGTGTTTTACGGTAGAGTGTTCCCAGAGCAAGTGCAGGGGATTGTTAACACCACGATCAAGCAGGGcaagatcatcaaggagctctATCGTGGAGACGTGCACGAGTAGATGTACATAGCTAGAAAGACACCAAAATAGAGTCAGCAGGTTGTTTTGTAGTAGACCGATCGGGGCCACCTGAGCATTCCCCTGAGGCTTTTTCCCCCAGATTAATCTCTAGGAACTCCACCTGGGACCAAAACAATCAATAAAGCACCACTTGCACCGCAGAGAAATGGGAGATGGCGCATGGAAGGTGTCAAACTAGTGCAAAGCCTGTGGTGGGCTAGAGGCATTGCATGGAAGTAGGTAGCGAGCGCAAGTCGCGCCAAGCGCTCTGCGATCGCATGCGAGGTGCAAGCGGATGCACTGGCCAAAGAGACACTCTGACATGCTTAGCGAGCGAACACGCTGGAAGTCGTGTGGGCTATTTCGATCAGACCCCACAGGTTACAGAAACCACACACCAAGCATGGACCAAGCTACAAACCGGATCGGATCGGATCAACCAACGAAGGCGCCAAAGACACATCTGGTTTCTCAACCACGTCATCGCTTGTTGTCTTTCTTTAATGTCAAGATCGGAGGCGCCGGTCCCAGCGGCCTGCACTGGCGACAATGCCACTGTGGCGACCACAAGCCCAGTTACGATAGTGGCCCCACAATAGCCAAGCTCAACAAAGGTCCACGGCAATgaaacaaacaaacaaaaaaaaagaaaaaaattagaaAAGGATAAACGCAATACAAGAAGCACACGGAGCACGGATGCTGCGTTTGGTGCTCCGCAGTTATTGTTTTAGAGTCTTGTAGAGATGCAAATCGATAATTGGTATAGCACTCTTGCAGAAATGCAAAACGGGGGAAGTGAGGTCAGGCTGGAGGCTCAGAGGAGGCGAGCGGTGAAAAATGGAGAGAAGCAGAGGGAAGCAAATGTACACataaaaaaatatatatatataaaatcaaaaaaaaaaaaaaaatcaatcAGGAAAAGGAGTACGCTGTTCAGAGTTCGGTCTGGTTCTCGTTGCCGTCAGTTTAGCCTCCTGCGCTTTGTAACCCAGGTGTCGCGTGGAGATCAGCCGATAGCCCAGGCTTTTTTTCAAACCGCACATGGGGAACTGCCGCAAGGCCCAAGCACAAACAAGTCgatggaagaagcagaaagcATGGAAGGTGGGCAATGAAAGAAGACAGCGGTAATGATTATGAGCAATGCAGCAATGGAGACTTCAAGCTGATGTTGAATTGACGCAGTGGTGTGGAAAAGGTCTGCGGAGGCCAGAGTGGAGTGGGGGTGGAAAAAGACCTGGAAAGTTGCCAGCGGTGGGCCTCCTATACTTTTTGCACAGCAATGCTGCAAACCGCGCTGGAGGTGCTGCCGTGGCAAACCAATCGCGCAGGCCACCTAAAAGATGAAAGGGAagtggaaagagaagaaggtggtgggGGTGGTCGAGCCTGAGGAGTGAATAATGACATACGGGTTGTTTAATGGACCGCTTTCCTTCTGTTCACCCTGGTTTTTCGTCCAAATCAACCTCGGCTTCTATTTCCGCTGTACCCTACAAGCTGGGATGGCGCACGCATGACACCGTGCATGTTGTGTGCCGACGACTGAAAATACACGCTATTGTACGTCGACTTACACGAGGAGAAGGGAGGGCTTTTGAGGAACAGACCCGGCAATGAAAGACAATTCTAGAGAAAGAAAGGGCTAGCGATTCACGTCCCTCGTCGCTCTATCGCTCGGTGATTTCATGCCCTGATGGCCCCAAGTGACCCAGGCGAGCGTTGCGTCTGGCTAACGCCAAAACAATTAGCTGGCAGTTTTGGCAACCATTCTGCACTTGCCTTACAGTATTATGTTTGCAGGAGGCGCGACAGTGCATTGCACTGCATGCCTTGTTCAAACTGACCACGGTCGAACAAGCACCTCACCTTGATGGCCGTGCAAGGCATCACACATATCTTCGTGAGCCTAAGTGTCCTCTTTCCCTCCTCCTCACGGGCATTTTCCCACCCCCTTGTCTCCACCCTTGTCGACTAATGGAAGCTGCCCGGTCTTTTGAACCGCTCCTGCAGCCTGCATCGTGAAGGTATCATGACCCTGCGGTTGGCCAATAGGCGACACCCGTCATGCACGCGCGCTCCAATGCGCGCGTACACAGCTGCACATAAGCGGTGCTCTGCATAGTTTTGTGCAGGGCCAAACTCCCGCTCAGATTAGGCGTCTGCATCCGATGTGCACCGACTAACGCTCGAATTTTTGTTCCTTACATTATATTGTTCTCAACAAACCCGACCTAGCACTGAAAACCTCActgttttttcttttcttttcactCAACACTTTTTGCTAGAAAGCGGTCCTTAACTCCCCCTTTCCCATTGCAACTGCCCGCTACCCGCCAATCTTTCCGACCGGCCACAGTTTTCTTGGTTT
This window encodes:
- a CDS encoding DNA-dependent ATPase RAD26, which gives rise to MKDIEENLDVKLVDQDDLESSITKRANEALINRETELDEKRLQKSTSDLEKTLKRISLLQKRLDNPRTKLSQLKSLKDEIQWLNKNELIPRQQDVADIRARLQGNKESLQEKDTGGSGQRQAGESERDFLIRTGKITAFGNSTSFATDDQTNRSHQHLRAPGFEEVGKRQRIAEHRENSLVKSNDEADGPLRKRAKKDLSESEYEDQDDSEADYIGSEDDVVDSADDVVDRISDSDDNLDMSLSSRNIDDGDETVYQSRLQEWTSRRSQLREENNSDRTVADLPEWQQPHPSIPDAVLNAKFKLPGDIYPSLFEYQKTCVQWLWELYSQKTGGIIGDEMGLGKTIQVIAFLAGLQYSGLLDKPVLLVVPATVMNQWVNEFHRWWPPFRCMILHSIGSGMNKSSIRTEEQLEAHLEEEDADFDAQLSMKAANNQVNAKAIVDRVMEKGHILVTTYVGLRIYSKHILPREWGYVVLDEGHKIRNPNSEISLACKRVKTYNRIILSGTPIQNNLTELWSLFDFVFPGRLGTLPVFEQQFAIPINVGGYANASNVQVQTGYKCAVILRDLISPYLLRRLKVDVAQDLPKKNEMVLFVKLTQYQQNLYEKFLGSEDVNAILKGKRNVLMGVDMLRKICNHPDLIDRDMLLRRRGYSYGNPTKSGKMQVLKNLLQLWQKEGHRTLVFCQTKQMLDILEKFVVNLKRVDDEGDDIEEQDHFHYLRMDGSTPIGKRQQLVDTFNNNKYYDCFLLTTKVGGLGVNLTGADRVIIYDPDWNPSTDIQARERAWRLGQTKDITIYRLMTAGTIEEKIYHRQIFKTFLTNKILKDPKQRRFFKMNDLHDLFSLGDPQEKGTETGDMFSGSEKTFRGSKNRKSTQLNKREHKNDDDLYQVASIMGVSKLDNYVGDEENDDEKKDENRIMEGIFANADVVHSTLQHDEIINSNLQEVSIVEREAARVAKEAAEALKRSRISARSTAVGTPTWTGKFGVAGRFGPKTKNGGRKSRLGSKSPSQSPTPVAPDAVSSTSILDQLRQKKANAAKRAAKETKALTDDDKQQLLEHLIQFLQQQPEKFSKSDAILKSLPRTVNLKDEKEMISVRSLLREAADWDTSQKGWRLKESFSE